The following DNA comes from Scomber scombrus chromosome 7, fScoSco1.1, whole genome shotgun sequence.
atgaattgtcaggtacacaacattctgaatgtttgaactactgcattagatatgcttgtttttattattctaaaattgagttgttgaaaatccttatacgtcattgacccatgtacatgcgatatttcagctttttattttctaatacatttgcaaaaaaatctaaacaaccTTTTTCGcattgtcattatggggtattgtgtgtagattgatgagggaaaaaaggaatttaatccattttggaataaggctgtaacataacaaaatgtggggaaagtgaaggggtgtgaatactttccggatgcactgtaAACCAGAAGGTTTAGATAAGTTAACTGTATCTTATCATGCaggtagtagtaataataacaatcataataataataataataattaaagcaatTACATGCACCTTCATAGAATGAAGTGGTAGTAATTGGAGACGTAACAGACACAAACTGTGAATATTCACCATGTGCACAGTCTGTAAATTGTGGTGCTATGGGggttaaacaaacacactacAGTCTTTTTTCTCAATTCTATCAACCACTGATCTCAGCACCTGTGTAACATAAGATTGAAAATAAAGCGAACTTGATGATAAAAGTaagataaaatagataaataatttaagaataaaatgtaataaaacaaagtgaaaaaataataaggaacatacaacattttaaaagaagtgcagtagtGCATAAATGAGAAGCTGACTAACAGTTTAAAGGCTAAAGTGATGACGTAAGTTTTtagctttaatttaaaaacatttatggaGCCTGATATCTGTCAGTACTGTGTTCCATAGCATGTTGCTGGGAATGTCTAACAAACCAGCAGCAGAAGATCGCAGGGCTCCTGACGGCAGATAGGAAGTTAGCAATGTAGCTTGGTCCTAGCCCATTAAgggtattttgtgtgtgtgtgtgtgtgtgtgtctctctctctctctctctctctctctctctctatctatctatctatctatctatctatctctctatctatctctctatctatctctctatctatctctctctctacctacctacctttaGCATCCTCTTTGCCTTTGTAGGCGGTGTATTTCACAGCCACATTTCCATATGTGGTCCTCTTTATCTATCTGATCCGGGGTGTCACTCTTCATGGTGCCATCAACGGTGTCAAATACATGTTCACACCCAAGGTAAGGTTGAGTTGATTTGGCAATAGGCATGTATGCGTACATATATGGGTGCCTTTCATTATAGCCTAGGCACCCATATATGTACGCATACAAACTGCCaacactctgtgtgtgttatattaatGCAATTCCATATTTGTTATTGTTGCATATACTGTTTACATCATAGACAATTTTATATTCATagttaatatactgtatatacattcCATTCTCTTCATTTCAAATTCtacatctctttaaaaaaaatattatttgttttatatattttattgtacatttatgttttcattgatGAATTCCTGATTTATGGTACTTGTTTTATTTACCTTACTTTGTAGATTGTTATGTACCACAACACTAAGGCATGTTCCCTGTATGTGCAAACTTACTTGGCAATGAACCTGATTCTGATACTCGATTTTACTCCATTTGTTCCTTAACATTATTTTTAGGTTGCTTGTGATGTCTGCACAGTGGGGTTTGTTGACATTTTCCAACGAAAAAAGTTTctatttaaaaactgttttattacaAAGGGCTAGAAAATACGTTAATCGTACGTTAAAAGTACGGTAATCCACTGAGTAAGTGTACTTTCTGTCATATTGTGAATAATGTACAATTAACACACGCAGCGCATTAATTATCACCTTATTATGCCTAATGTGGCATACAGCAGGTGCATTGACCTGAAAAGCCTCTgcagaagtgtaaaaaaaataattgtttaataaattcttaaaatgttatattttgtgctTACAtgtgcctgtctgtgtgtgtgcatgtgtgtgtgcgtgtgcatgtgtacatgcatgtatCTGTACCTGTGCCTTTGCCTGATTGTAGATGGAACAGCTTGCCAACCCCACTACATGGATCAATGCAGCCACTCAGATCTTTTTCTCTCTGGGTTTGGGTTTCGGGTCACTCATAGCTTTTGCCAGCTACAACCAATACAACAACAACTTCGAGCGCCAGGCCATCATTGTTTCTCTTATCAACAGTGGAACCTCCATCTTTGCCAGCATTGTCACCTTTGCAATTTATGGGTTCAAGGCCACCATCAACTATGAGGACTGCCTAGAGAGGTTTGCTAATTTTGTgctcatataaatatatatgagtACACTTCAAGTGTAGCAGGTCACAGTGTTACGGTTTGAGACTGATGTGGTGAACTTCAGGAAGAAGTTGCAAGTATTTAATATTATGGGTGAATGCCGGGGTTAATATAGTATACCCTTCATCTTACAGTCTTTTTATTCCCTCTCCCAGGACGCGCTTGCTGCTTTTGAATGCCTTCAGTCTAGCAGAGGACAGCATCACTTTGGACAATGTCTTTGAGTGGATtgaaaaactaaacacaacATACCCGCAGCAGTTTGCTGAACTTGCCAACAAACTGGAAAACTGTGACCTGGAGAGTGAACTAGACACTGTATGTTCCTCATCATTACACTCATTTTACAGTGACGTAtttacaattattttgataatgagAATAAAATTGCTTTACACAAATAGCGAGAGAGAAAacgttaaaaaataaataaataggaaCAGTAGAGtgactttttattgatttatgtaagAACACTGGACGCATCTAGGAAATGAAAAGCACTGTGGAAACGCAAAGGAggaattttttttgttctgtttttgtgtgaataAGAATTCATTTAgcaagacaggaagaaaaacaggcaTGTGGGATAATGTGCAACAAATATCCTGAGGGGGCTTCATAACAGCTTGTGGCCAGTGCCTTAAACCAGTAAGCCACCAGGGTGccccttcatttgttttttaatgacttttaactACACGTTTGATAACAGTGACTCAGACATAAGAATTAAGAGATGGTGAGTGCACATATTTTTCCACAAATGGCACAAACAAGATTGGTGGCTGCTTTATTATAAAGTAGGAAGTTATTATATACTTGTCTACCCATGATATTTTTTAATTCGTGtatttattgtgacaaataatgtataaaaaagGATGGAAGTTCTGtataaacagtcaaaaacataaaaaacataatatggtagaaagaataataataaattatatatacatGCAAGATACCATACACGTATGCATATACATTGGGGCTGAAAGGTATCAAGATCCATGCCCACACATTATTGTGTGTAGAGTGACAAAAAAGTAAATCCAGTCCACCTTGACAAAAACCACAACACAATTTTTAGGAGCGTGCATGCAAATATTcttacctgcacacacacacacacacacacacacatcatgtacaggtgtgtatatatatatatatatatatatatatatatatatatatatatatatatatatatatatatatatgtgtatatgcacaaaatataacattttaagaatttatatatatacatggcTACATGGCTCATACACCCCATCAAGACAAAATTTAGCCAAGCTGTGTTCAGAAGTCCTTTCTGCAATCATTCCcagtaaaataacaaatgatCATGTGATCAAGTGATGGATTATCACTTGTGATACTTTTCAGTAGTTGTTGGAAACAAATGTTCACTCAGCCCTTTGGAAAAATTCTATTAAACATTGTGACATTAAATCACCATCAATTTGACATTGAGAAATATAAAGAGGCAGAGGGACTGATTTGTCCCCTAACAGTAATCACATACTGGGGTTTGACTAATGTGCATTAACCCTTGCCCTTTGTCACCTTTAATTTATAGAGTAAAATCCAGAATGCAGTAAACCCTTGCAAATAGGTCAGAATCGTCAACTTTCTCagtctgtttgtttctctgacTTATCTGTTTCAGGCAGTAGAAGGGACAGGTCTGGCCTTCATAGTATACAGTGAAGCCATTAAGAACATGCCATTATCTCAGCTGTGGTCAGTGCTGTACTTCATCATGCTTCTGCTGCTAGGAATGGGCAGCATGCTGGGCAATATCACTGCCATTATCACCCCGCTACGAGACTTCAAGGTCATATCTCGCATGAGCAATGAGATGTTCAATGGTAAGATCTAGACTGATGTTGATTGCACATTCTTTCAGCTTGTGTTGGTGGATTATAAAGGCCTTTTAAACTGTAGCCATGTTGGTGTTATTCAAACTGGTTGTAGTTACAAACAAAATCTGATCACAGTGTCCTGTTTACTCACACCACAGTAAAGAGCAACACCAAATCGAATTCTCCACAATGGAGACCTATTGACTATGATATTGCTGTGTTTCAATATCAGTTTCATCATAATATAATCTATATATTCTAGGGGAATATGACAGACTTTTCTCAACTAAGTGAGCATTTACAAAAACAGTAAGTAATTGTAATTGTAGATTATGGAATATTAAGAGATTTTCATCAtaataattaaacttttaaactatTTTCATAGTAACAGATATATCAAtagaatatttacataaaaaaatttACATTACAGGGTTTTCATCTTGTCACCAGAATGCTTTTAATCCCCACTTTCAAATTGAAAAGAATTTCTATCAGAATGATTCAGTTCATTCTAAATGAAGTTGTATACAGATTGTTAGTGGAATGGCCAGTTTTGACAAAACGGCATAGGCACAGTATGATGGGATACGACACAGTAAGCGCGGGCTTATCTGGATGTGAACTTATAGTGGCCCACATATGATATGGCAAAACActatacaatacattttttgcaattgAAAATCAAATCTAGCAAATAGGAGTGGACTGCCCAAATTTCATCATTCCATATGTTATGTGGGCCGGATCAgggctgaaataaaaaagaactgtGGTACAGATTTGGCTTATTTGATTCGTTTTTGGTTGAGATGTCACATTGCTATGGTTTCCTTGTGGCCCAGATATGGTTAACAGGAGCAAATTTCCCATGTGCCATCACTTCCTGCAGTATGTGGGCTGGATTAAGGTGTGTTGGCAATTTTGCTATCTGAGTTACTCTccagtttgggaaccactgacaGAGGAACCCACTAACATTTACTTTTTGAGGAGCTGCTTAAGACTCCATAAAGAGGTTCTGAGTTTTATTAGGGAgaattgtgtttggatccatgagatggatttatttattgaattcaTTGATTTTTCTTCCGTCACTAAAATTTGTAATTTGTGATATTgtattatacaaataaaattgatttgacTTGTCTGTGCAGCCAGACAAACAAAGTTTGCCTTGCATTTGAACTAAGGTGAgaattatctctttttttcatctttttttggggggctttttatgcctttatttttttagttagtaactggcagagaggccgacaagAATCAGGGAGAGAGGCGTGCAGGTGGTCAAGTTGTTAGAGCGCACGCcacatacgcagccgaccccggttcgaatcctgGCTGGAGGTCCTTTGCTTCATGTCACACCTCTCTTTCTCGTtcgaagaaaaagagaaagaaaatctttaaaaaaaaaaaatcagggagcgagaaagaggggaatgacctgcagcagagagaggcCAGATTCGAACCAGGAACACtgcaattatgtggcatgcCCTCTAACCACTCGACAACCAGAGCACTCCGAGAATTCCTTATTAACATTGTTCAGGCGGCAGGTTTTGTCTGCAGGTTACTACCACATAGTACATGTTGCTATGCAGTGAATGTTAAACTTGTAAACGAATGGGTATCGTGACTGAGTGCTGTGCTTTGCTTGCAGGTTTAGTGTGTTTGTTCTGTCTGCTGCTTGGCCTGGGCTTCACCACCACATCAGGGAATTACTGGTTTACCATGTTCAATGACTACGGAGCCACTTTTTCCCTGCTCTTCATTGTCCTCATTGAGGTCATAACTGTCAGTTACATCTACGGAATCAGAaggtcagtgtttttttatgtggtaGTCACCACAATTCTTTGCCTTCAGGTCAGCTTTTGTTATGGCTCCACTAATGGATAGTGGcatatgtttaaagtttaaaataattatcactCTTACGCAAACTATATAGAATGAGATTATTATTGTGCTGTTATCTACTCATTCTAGATTTGAAAAAGACATAGAAGACATGATTGGCCATCGTCCCCACTGGTTTTGGAAGATCATGTGGGCAGGAGTTAGTCCTCTTCTCCTTATCACCCTCTTCATCTTCTACATCGTTAACTACATCCAGGGAGGGACACCAACCTATCAAGCATGGAACAAAGAACTGGTGAGCCttggctttttttcctctccatttCTGATGTTTTGTACATACTGCTTTACAAGCAGGAAAATTGTGCATAAGTGCAAGGATTAAACTGGGCCAAACACAGCCGGTACTGAATTTCACCTGCTTATTAGGcagggtggctgtggctcatgatgtagagcagtcgtcctccagttggaagattggcagttcaaTTCCCAGCTCCCCCAGTCCACAAGTCGATGTGTCCTTGTGGTATTTaactcctgttgctgtgccaacggtgtataaatgtgtgtaaatggttaacTTCcatgcaggttggcaccctgcggtagcccctgccatcagtgtatgaatgtgtgtgaatggggtgaatgagtaaGCAAGTCAAAGCTCAGCTTGATCTCACATGactgatcagctgttttcaCTCCTGGTATCTCTGGATAACATGGCCAATTTTAGCTGACATGAAAGAGCTTGCCCAGTTGAAACAACTTAAATTCCTGAAGACCTCTCTCCATTTTTCTGTCATCAAGGCCATTtaactgtgttttgtttctgattGGCAACCTCTACTTCTACTGTTTACTGACAGATCATTTAAGCCTAGACCACCATCCTCTGATGAAACTATGTGTTGTGTAGCCTAGTTTATGTGCTTCAAACCAGTTGATGGAAATGAACCTAATtcgcattttctttttttgcaacatttcaaaagtttgtttgcaattatttttttaatggtaaatggtaaatggtaaatggcctgtacttatatagcgcctttctagtcttttcgaccactcaaagcgctttacactacaactcattcaccgcattcacacacattcatacactgatgacaggcagctaccacgcagggtgccaacctgcacatcaggaggaatctaaccattcactcgcattcatacaccgttggcacagcaacgggagcaactaggggttaagtgtcttgcccaaggacacatcgatatgtagactggaggagccgggaatcgaactgccaatcttccaattggaggatgaccgctctacctcctgagccacagccgcccccttAATGTAATGGAAACACGGCTTTTGGATATATATCAGTGAGGATTAGTGACAGATCTAGATGGGCTCTGTACATTGATTGTATATTTTTGCTAATTAATGTGTTACAGTGCTctattgtattttcattttattttgggTTTGAATTTATTCAAGTTTACTTTTATTGTCTCTTGTGCAAAATTCTTACCATTCCAtaagtttgtttgttgtgtatCGAGTCAGACCGATGTAAATGATTAGagctttaaatttgatttgtaCTACCAGATTTAGTAGATCACCAGTTTGAATGTGTGTAGGTCAAGGATTTGTCCAGCCAATCCAGGACCCTGAACAGGCTATAcaacttttgtcatttttcaacaCTAGCAAGTTGCTCATTTTGTGACATGTCCCTGAGAGAAGTGTcccaaaatgttcaaaacatATGCAATTCTTAGGACAAAAAAATGACCAGATCTGATTACAAACCAAAGTGACTGACTGTTGGTAACCAAATTCaaaagattctttttttctggagGCATAAActgtatctgttttttttagggaAAGT
Coding sequences within:
- the LOC133983868 gene encoding sodium- and chloride-dependent transporter XTRP3-like isoform X2, with translation MEKDARPNWDSPIQFILACVSYAVGLGNVWRFPYLCQMHGGGGFLIPYFLMLFLEGVPLFYMELAIGQKMRLGSIGAWSAISPYLGGVGLASVVTSLYLCLYYNVINAWSFWYLFHSFQSVLPWAECPINSNRTAPIEECQRATPTQYFFYRETLDISSSIEENGGIHTGQALCLLLAWVITYLFIVQGVKSTGKAVYFTATFPYVVLFIYLIRGVTLHGAINGVKYMFTPKMEQLANPTTWINAATQIFFSLGLGFGSLIAFASYNQYNNNFERQAIIVSLINSGTSIFASIVTFAIYGFKATINYEDCLERTRLLLLNAFSLAEDSITLDNVFEWIEKLNTTYPQQFAELANKLENCDLESELDTAVEGTGLAFIVYSEAIKNMPLSQLWSVLYFIMLLLLGMGSMLGNITAIITPLRDFKVISRMSNEMFNGLVCLFCLLLGLGFTTTSGNYWFTMFNDYGATFSLLFIVLIEVITVSYIYGIRRFEKDIEDMIGHRPHWFWKIMWAGVSPLLLITLFIFYIVNYIQGGTPTYQAWNKELGKSVVTEYPVFGQVFIGLLLVSSVSCVPLTALYVYCRKRKHGHHKRQRTVSTVSA
- the LOC133983868 gene encoding sodium- and chloride-dependent transporter XTRP3-like isoform X1, which encodes MQSGWETCGAFHTSVKCTVESMAQRLTGNRKREGIDLQQRSLARIEPGTLQLCGMRGGFLIPYFLMLFLEGVPLFYMELAIGQKMRLGSIGAWSAISPYLGGVGLASVVTSLYLCLYYNVINAWSFWYLFHSFQSVLPWAECPINSNRTAPIEECQRATPTQYFFYRETLDISSSIEENGGIHTGQALCLLLAWVITYLFIVQGVKSTGKAVYFTATFPYVVLFIYLIRGVTLHGAINGVKYMFTPKMEQLANPTTWINAATQIFFSLGLGFGSLIAFASYNQYNNNFERQAIIVSLINSGTSIFASIVTFAIYGFKATINYEDCLERTRLLLLNAFSLAEDSITLDNVFEWIEKLNTTYPQQFAELANKLENCDLESELDTAVEGTGLAFIVYSEAIKNMPLSQLWSVLYFIMLLLLGMGSMLGNITAIITPLRDFKVISRMSNEMFNGLVCLFCLLLGLGFTTTSGNYWFTMFNDYGATFSLLFIVLIEVITVSYIYGIRRFEKDIEDMIGHRPHWFWKIMWAGVSPLLLITLFIFYIVNYIQGGTPTYQAWNKELGKSVVTEYPVFGQVFIGLLLVSSVSCVPLTALYVYCRKRKHGHHKRQRTVSTVSA